The bacterium HR11 genome includes a region encoding these proteins:
- the pepP gene encoding Xaa-Pro aminopeptidase, with product MPFGRRSVLMTLFGTTLFTGALLSQVPTEYRKEIYQQRRAKLAQLLGDALAIVLANPEPDIDEFVQNNYFYYLTGLEVPNAALVLWPGAPRETWKEILFLPPKDPQQEVWTGPKLAPDKEAAELTGIATVLPTTQFETMLGRLLSQHPTVAILNEPIGLNDPPTRYLQLVQKIRERYPALPVINLSVHLDDMRRVKDDYELGLLQKAIDITGEALLAAMRAVRPGMYEYELEALIEYEFKRRGAMQLAFPSIIGAGLHTTILHYNQNRGRVEDGDLVLMDVGARYAYYCADVTRTVPANGRFTKEQRAIYEIVLEAQNRALAAIRPGVKIRDVVHRAAAEFIREKGYGDYFPHSTSHYLGMDVHDVGDYNKPLEPGVVITVEPGIYIPEKKLGVRIEDDVLVTADGYRLLSGKVPRDPDEIERVMGKKQ from the coding sequence ATGCCGTTTGGCCGACGGAGCGTGCTCATGACGCTCTTTGGGACGACCCTCTTTACGGGAGCCCTGCTCTCGCAGGTGCCGACCGAATACAGGAAAGAGATTTACCAACAACGGCGGGCCAAGCTGGCCCAGCTCCTGGGCGACGCCCTGGCCATCGTCCTGGCGAACCCGGAACCGGACATCGACGAATTCGTGCAGAATAATTACTTCTACTACCTGACGGGCCTGGAAGTCCCGAACGCGGCCCTCGTCCTCTGGCCGGGAGCGCCCCGGGAGACCTGGAAGGAGATCCTGTTTCTGCCGCCGAAGGACCCCCAGCAGGAGGTCTGGACAGGTCCCAAGCTGGCCCCCGACAAGGAAGCCGCCGAGCTGACGGGTATCGCCACCGTGCTTCCGACGACCCAATTCGAGACGATGTTGGGGCGTCTGCTGAGCCAACACCCGACGGTCGCCATCTTGAACGAGCCCATCGGGCTGAATGACCCGCCGACCCGGTATCTTCAACTCGTGCAGAAGATTCGGGAGCGGTATCCGGCCCTGCCCGTCATCAACCTGTCGGTCCATCTGGACGACATGCGGCGGGTCAAGGACGACTATGAGCTCGGTCTCCTCCAGAAGGCCATCGACATCACCGGGGAGGCCCTGCTGGCGGCCATGCGAGCCGTGCGGCCCGGCATGTACGAGTACGAACTGGAGGCCCTCATCGAGTACGAGTTCAAGCGTCGGGGTGCCATGCAGTTGGCCTTCCCGTCGATCATCGGGGCCGGCCTCCACACGACGATCCTGCATTACAATCAGAACCGGGGCCGGGTCGAGGACGGCGACCTCGTCCTGATGGACGTGGGCGCCCGCTATGCCTATTACTGCGCCGACGTGACCCGGACGGTCCCGGCCAACGGCCGGTTCACGAAGGAACAGCGGGCAATTTACGAAATCGTCCTGGAGGCCCAGAATCGGGCGCTGGCCGCCATCCGGCCGGGCGTCAAGATCCGGGACGTCGTTCACCGGGCGGCCGCCGAATTCATCCGGGAAAAGGGGTACGGGGACTACTTCCCCCACAGCACGTCCCACTACCTGGGGATGGACGTCCACGACGTCGGGGACTACAACAAGCCCCTCGAGCCGGGCGTCGTCATCACCGTCGAGCCCGGGATCTATATCCCGGAGAAGAAGCTCGGGGTCCGCATCGAGGACGACGTCCTCGTCACGGCCGACGGCTACCGTCTGCTCAGCGGGAAGGTGCCCCGGGACCCCGACGAGATCGAGCGGGTCATGGGGAAGAAGCAGTAA